The Cucurbita pepo subsp. pepo cultivar mu-cu-16 chromosome LG18, ASM280686v2, whole genome shotgun sequence nucleotide sequence AATCACATTCCAAGATGGCTGCCCAGTTCTTCATCAGCATTCTTATAAACAATCAGATCCACATCCACTTCACTCATTGCATAGCTAAGGTGTATATAGTTTCTCTACTGTCCAAAGCTGGGGAGTTCCTACAAatgtataataattttgattcttgatatcaaaacaaaaccaaccaAACATGTTAGCATGAGCTAATTTTGAGCACCTGTTACACGCTCTGGGCCTTGCTCAACTGTTCCTTTGCTTTAATGTCTCCAGTTTCCTGGGAAAAGATGCTAGAATTCAAGATAGAAAAACAAGAGCGGAAAGCAGATAAGCTGCACTACTTAATCCTATGCTTTCattcaatgaaaataaatgaaatactTAATGGAAACGTAGCATAAGTTAGAGACATACTTCGCTTCAAAGTTACTTCATATAAAAGTACTGCAAGTTTGCTTCATATGAAAGTTTATCATTTGGCCAAAATTATAGACTATGGAGGGGAAACGATAggtgtaaccgctcaagctcATCACTAattatccgctttggtccattacatagcaccgtcagtctcatggttttaaaacgcgtctactagggagaggtttccacacccttataagaatgctttgttcccctctccaaccgacgtgggatctcacaatcttcCTCTCActtggaggcccagcgtcctcaatAGCACACTgtctggtgtctagctttgataccatttgtaacagtgcAAGCCTACCGCTACTTTTGCCCATTACGTACTgctatcagcctcacagttttaaaatatgtctacCATGGAGAGAGTctatgtaagatctcacatcggttgaagaggggaacgaagcattccttttaagggggtggaaacctctacctagcaTACGCActaacgaagcattccttttaagggggtggaaacctctacctagcaTACGcactaaagtggacaatatctactagcggtgggcttaggttgttataGTCTAGCCCTCTCGTACGGATGTGTCAAGGACGAACATCAGAGGATTTGGGAAATAATAGCAATAAATTTCAGAAAACAAGACACAAGAATATGCAATTTACTGCTATGAATTTGACCAGATGCATACCAATCCCTTGCTCTCATAATAGTCATCGAGTGCCCACTGATACTTGGATTGATTTAACCCCAACCAGCGAGCCAAATGATCATCCAAGCTTGAATGTGCTGCAAAATTGCCactaattttctttagttttctTAATCTCTTCTTTCCCCCAATTCCCCAAACATTAATACAGTTCTTACTACCAAATTGTCTCCCGGGTGCCCTAATATCCCAACATTACATTCaaataaagcaaaaacaagaaactcaAATCACAGAGCCATTTTCCAGAACAGAGCAACGCATTATAAAAATTACCATTCTGCACTTTAGAGACGGCGTTTCTGAAGAATCCAGCGACAGAAGCATTCCCATTCGGCACAGACTTATCGTACTGCTGAGGCGGAGGCTGAACGGGAGGCGGCTGAATGACCTTCTTAGGAGATTCAAACACCGGTGGAGGCTGAGAGGCCGGGGAAGGCGTCGCCGGCGGGGTCATGAACACGGTGTAGGGTCCAATTTTTCCGATCAACGGAGGCGGCGTAGATTCACTGTTGATAGGCATTCTGAATGCGAAGGGAAATCTAGCGTCGACGATGtagaaagaagaaggaggcTTTAGGAGTTGCAGGGAAATTTGGAGAAGGAATTTTGCTTTACCTCTGGTTTAAGCCGAGAGggtattttgatttttgctCACTGAACCACAGTGTTCAAAGAGTGGTGAACGGATCGCACGCAACCCGAGTTCAATGTTTAACTCGTTGGatctttgtctttcttttcaatcttCTCCTAACTTGCCCCTCGTTTTACTAAAAATTTCGGATTTGCCCTTCTATGATTTTG carries:
- the LOC111779829 gene encoding branchpoint-bridging protein-like; protein product: MPINSESTPPPLIGKIGPYTVFMTPPATPSPASQPPPVFESPKKVIQPPPVQPPPQQYDKSVPNGNASVAGFFRNAVSKVQNAHSSLDDHLARWLGLNQSKYQWALDDYYESKGLETGDIKAKEQLSKAQSV